Proteins from a single region of Streptomyces glaucescens:
- the rplI gene encoding 50S ribosomal protein L9, producing MKIILTHEVSGLGAAGDVVDVKDGYARNYLIPRKFAIRWTKGGEKDVEQIRRARKIHEIQTIEQANQVKAQLEGVKVRLAVRSGDAGRLFGSVTPADVASAIKAAGGPEVDKRRIELGAPIKTLGAHETSVRLHPEVAAKVNIEVVAA from the coding sequence ATGAAGATCATCCTCACCCACGAGGTCTCCGGCCTCGGTGCCGCGGGCGACGTCGTCGACGTCAAGGACGGTTACGCTCGCAACTACCTGATCCCGCGGAAGTTCGCGATCCGCTGGACCAAGGGTGGCGAGAAGGACGTCGAGCAGATCCGTCGCGCTCGCAAGATCCACGAGATCCAGACCATCGAGCAGGCCAACCAGGTGAAGGCCCAGCTCGAGGGCGTCAAGGTCCGCCTGGCCGTCCGCTCCGGCGACGCCGGCCGTCTCTTCGGTTCCGTCACCCCGGCCGACGTCGCCTCGGCGATCAAGGCCGCCGGTGGTCCCGAGGTCGACAAGCGCCGCATCGAGCTCGGCGCGCCCATCAAGACCCTGGGCGCCCACGAGACGTCCGTGCGTCTGCACCCCGAGGTTGCCGCCAAGGTCAACATCGAGGTCGTCGCGGCCTGA
- the rpsR gene encoding 30S ribosomal protein S18 → MAKPPVRKPKKKVCAFCKDKVTYVDYKDTNMLRKFISDRGKIRARRVTGNCTQHQRDVATAVKNSREMALLPYTSTAR, encoded by the coding sequence ATGGCGAAGCCGCCTGTGCGCAAGCCGAAGAAGAAGGTCTGCGCTTTCTGCAAGGACAAGGTCACGTACGTGGACTACAAGGACACGAACATGCTGCGGAAGTTCATTTCCGACCGCGGCAAGATCCGTGCCCGCCGCGTGACCGGCAACTGCACGCAGCACCAGCGTGACGTCGCCACGGCCGTCAAGAACAGCCGTGAGATGGCGCTGCTGCCCTACACGTCCACCGCGCGATAA
- a CDS encoding single-stranded DNA-binding protein → MAGETVITVIGNLVDDPELRFTPSGAAVAKFRVASTPRTFDRQTNEWKDGESLFLTCSVWRQAAENVAESLQRGMRVIVQGRLKQRSYEDREGVKRTVFELDVEEVGPSLRNATAKVTKTSGRGGQGGYGGGGGGGQQGGGWGGGPGGGQQGGGAPADDPWATGAPAGGNQGGGWGGGSGGGGGYSDEPPF, encoded by the coding sequence ATGGCAGGCGAGACCGTCATCACGGTCATCGGCAATCTTGTCGACGACCCCGAGCTGCGCTTCACCCCTTCCGGTGCGGCGGTCGCGAAGTTCCGTGTCGCGTCCACCCCCCGCACCTTCGACCGTCAGACCAACGAGTGGAAGGACGGCGAGAGCCTCTTCCTGACCTGCTCGGTCTGGCGCCAGGCGGCGGAGAACGTCGCCGAGTCCCTTCAGCGAGGCATGCGCGTCATCGTGCAGGGCCGGTTGAAGCAGCGGTCGTACGAGGACCGTGAGGGTGTCAAGCGCACGGTCTTCGAGCTGGACGTCGAGGAAGTCGGCCCCAGCCTGCGCAACGCCACGGCCAAGGTCACCAAGACCAGCGGCCGGGGTGGCCAGGGCGGTTACGGCGGCGGCGGTGGCGGCGGCCAGCAGGGCGGCGGCTGGGGCGGCGGCCCCGGTGGCGGCCAGCAGGGCGGCGGCGCTCCGGCCGACGACCCCTGGGCGACCGGCGCTCCCGCCGGTGGCAACCAGGGCGGCGGCTGGGGCGGCGGCTCCGGCGGCGGTGGCGGCTACTCGGACGAGCCTCCCTTCTAG
- the rpsF gene encoding 30S ribosomal protein S6 encodes MRHYEVMVILDPDLEERAVSPLIENFLSVVRDGGGKVEKVDTWGRRRLAYEIKKKPEGIYSVIDLQAEPAVVKELDRQMNLNESVLRTKVLRPEMH; translated from the coding sequence ATGCGTCACTACGAGGTGATGGTCATCCTCGACCCCGATCTCGAGGAGCGCGCTGTCTCCCCGCTGATCGAGAACTTCCTCTCTGTCGTCCGTGACGGCGGCGGAAAGGTCGAGAAGGTCGACACCTGGGGCCGTCGTCGTCTCGCGTACGAGATCAAGAAGAAGCCCGAGGGCATCTACTCGGTCATCGACCTGCAGGCCGAGCCTGCGGTCGTCAAGGAGCTCGACCGCCAGATGAACCTGAACGAGTCGGTCCTCCGGACCAAGGTCCTCCGCCCCGAGATGCACTGA
- the femX gene encoding peptidoglycan bridge formation glycyltransferase FemX translates to MSLTLRTISREQHLAYIQSLPAASHMQVPAWADVKAEWRSENLGWFDERTGELVGVGLVLYRQLPKIKRYLAYLPEGPVINWFTPNLEDWIRPMLAHLKQQGAFSVKMGPPVIIRRWDAASIKQGIQNPDVKRLRDIEADFIEPRAFEVADKLRRMGWQQGEDGGAGFGDVQPRYVFQVPLANRSLEEVHKNFNQLWRRNIKKAEKAGVEVVQGGYHDLEEWQRLYEITAVRDHFRPRPLSYFQRMWTALNSEDPNRMRLYFARHNGVNLSAATMLIVGGHVWYSYGASDNIGREVRPSNAMQWRMLRDAYALGATVYDLRGISDSLDESDHLFGLIQFKVGTGGQAAEYLGEWDFPLNKLLHKALDIYMSRR, encoded by the coding sequence ATGAGCCTGACCCTGAGGACCATCAGTCGCGAGCAGCATCTGGCGTACATCCAGAGCCTGCCGGCGGCGAGCCACATGCAGGTCCCGGCCTGGGCTGACGTCAAGGCGGAATGGCGCTCGGAGAACCTCGGCTGGTTCGACGAGCGGACGGGCGAGCTGGTCGGCGTGGGTCTGGTCCTCTACCGCCAGCTCCCGAAGATCAAGCGCTACCTCGCCTATCTGCCCGAGGGGCCGGTGATCAACTGGTTCACGCCGAATCTGGAGGACTGGATCCGGCCGATGCTGGCGCACCTCAAGCAGCAGGGCGCCTTCTCCGTGAAGATGGGCCCGCCGGTGATCATCCGCCGCTGGGACGCCGCCTCCATCAAGCAGGGCATCCAGAACCCGGACGTGAAGCGCCTGCGGGACATCGAGGCGGACTTCATCGAGCCGCGCGCCTTCGAGGTGGCCGACAAGCTGCGCCGGATGGGCTGGCAGCAGGGCGAGGACGGCGGCGCCGGCTTCGGTGACGTGCAGCCCCGCTACGTCTTCCAGGTGCCGCTCGCCAACCGGTCCCTGGAAGAGGTGCACAAGAACTTCAACCAGCTGTGGCGCCGCAACATCAAGAAGGCCGAGAAGGCCGGCGTCGAGGTCGTCCAGGGTGGCTACCACGACCTGGAGGAGTGGCAGCGGCTGTACGAGATCACGGCGGTCCGCGACCACTTCCGGCCCCGCCCGCTGTCGTACTTCCAGCGCATGTGGACGGCCCTCAACAGCGAGGACCCCAACCGCATGCGGCTGTACTTCGCCCGGCACAACGGCGTGAACCTGTCCGCCGCGACGATGCTGATCGTGGGCGGCCACGTCTGGTACTCCTACGGCGCCTCCGACAACATCGGCCGTGAGGTCCGGCCCTCCAACGCGATGCAGTGGCGGATGCTGCGCGACGCCTACGCGCTCGGCGCCACCGTCTACGACCTGCGGGGCATCTCCGACTCGCTGGACGAGTCCGACCACCTCTTCGGTCTGATCCAGTTCAAGGTGGGCACCGGCGGCCAGGCCGCCGAATACCTCGGCGAGTGGGACTTCCCGCTGAACAAGCTGCTGCACAAGGCGCTCGACATCTACATGTCGCGCCGCTGA
- a CDS encoding alanine racemase — protein sequence MALTLYVDTARWRAHHKHVQEQFPGLVPVCKGNGYGFGHERLAEEATRLGADMLAVGTTYEAARIKDWFGGDLLVLTPYRRGEEPVPLPDRVVRSVSSVDGVYGLVGARVVIEVMSSMKRHGISEQDLPQLHTAIENVRLEGFAIHLPLDRTDGSDAVEEVIGWMDRLRAARLPLHTMFVSHLKAEDLARLQQQFPQTRFRARIGTRLWLGDHEATEYRGAVLDVTRVSKGDRFGYRQQKAASDGFLVVVAGGTSHGVGLEAPKALHGVMPRAKGVARAGLATVNRNLSPFVWGGKQRWFAEPPHMQVSILFVPADAPEPKVGDELVAHLRHTTTQFDRLVDR from the coding sequence ATGGCGCTCACGCTCTACGTCGACACCGCGCGCTGGCGGGCGCACCACAAGCACGTGCAGGAGCAGTTCCCGGGACTGGTCCCCGTCTGCAAGGGCAACGGCTACGGCTTCGGGCACGAGCGGCTCGCGGAGGAGGCGACGCGCCTGGGCGCCGACATGCTGGCCGTCGGCACCACGTACGAGGCTGCGCGGATCAAGGACTGGTTCGGCGGTGACCTGCTGGTGCTGACGCCGTACCGGCGCGGCGAGGAGCCCGTGCCGCTGCCCGACCGGGTGGTGAGGTCGGTGTCGTCCGTCGACGGCGTGTACGGCCTCGTGGGCGCCCGGGTGGTCATCGAGGTGATGTCCTCGATGAAGCGGCACGGCATCAGCGAGCAGGACCTGCCGCAGCTGCACACCGCGATCGAGAACGTGCGCCTGGAGGGCTTCGCCATCCACCTGCCGCTGGACCGCACCGACGGCTCGGACGCCGTCGAGGAGGTCATCGGCTGGATGGACCGGCTGCGCGCGGCCCGGCTCCCGCTGCACACCATGTTCGTCAGCCACCTCAAGGCCGAGGATCTGGCCCGGCTCCAGCAGCAGTTCCCGCAGACGCGTTTCCGCGCCCGCATCGGCACGCGGCTGTGGCTGGGCGACCACGAGGCCACCGAGTACCGCGGTGCCGTCCTGGACGTGACCCGCGTCTCCAAGGGCGACCGATTCGGCTACCGGCAGCAGAAGGCGGCCTCCGACGGCTTCCTGGTGGTCGTGGCGGGCGGTACGTCGCACGGGGTGGGTCTGGAGGCCCCGAAGGCGCTGCACGGCGTCATGCCGCGCGCCAAGGGCGTCGCCCGGGCCGGGCTCGCCACGGTCAACCGGAACCTTTCCCCGTTCGTCTGGGGCGGCAAGCAGCGCTGGTTCGCCGAGCCGCCGCACATGCAGGTGTCCATCCTGTTCGTGCCCGCCGACGCGCCGGAGCCGAAGGTCGGCGACGAACTGGTGGCCCACCTGCGGCACACCACCACCCAGTTCGACCGGCTCGTGGACCGCTGA
- a CDS encoding glycosyltransferase family 87 protein, protein MPSAETTRTSAHEPDPVRPTKADEVAAAGSEVIGGPIGRHALLGTSWWTPVRVIALVAIGVFALGLVQKAPCYNGAWFFGASSQYTHACYSDIPHLYQGRGFADGLVPYFDRLPGDMEFLEYPVLTGVFMEVAAWLTPGSGSIQHQEQWYWMVNAGMLMVCAAVIAVCVTRTHARRPWDGLLVALAPAFALTATINWDLLAVALTAAAMLMWARGRSLAFGVLLGLATAAKLYPVFLLGPLFVLCWRAGKWRDFGKALAGAVVAWVVVNGPVMLFAFEGWSKFYRFSQERGVDFGSFWLIMAQNSSDPLGTETVNTFATLLMLLCCVGIAALTLTAPRRPRFAQLAFLIVTAFIVTNKVYSPQYVLWLVPLAALARPRWRDFLVWQACEVMYFLGIWMYLAYTTSGDAHKGLPTDGYHWAIGVHLLGTLYLCAVVVRDILMPERDVVRRDGEDDPSGGVLDGADDVFVLGAAARPPRHAAHLAGPHAPQVEWGTSKAADNPPGSL, encoded by the coding sequence ATGCCCAGTGCAGAAACGACGCGGACGAGCGCGCACGAGCCGGACCCGGTACGGCCGACCAAGGCCGACGAGGTCGCCGCGGCCGGCAGCGAGGTGATCGGCGGCCCCATCGGGCGGCACGCCCTGCTCGGTACGTCCTGGTGGACTCCCGTACGGGTGATCGCACTCGTGGCGATCGGGGTGTTCGCCCTCGGACTGGTCCAGAAGGCGCCCTGCTACAACGGCGCCTGGTTCTTCGGCGCCAGCTCGCAGTACACGCACGCCTGCTACTCGGACATCCCGCACCTCTACCAGGGGCGCGGCTTCGCCGACGGGCTCGTGCCGTACTTCGACCGGCTCCCCGGGGACATGGAGTTCCTGGAGTATCCGGTGCTGACCGGTGTCTTCATGGAGGTCGCCGCCTGGCTGACTCCGGGCAGCGGCAGCATCCAGCACCAGGAGCAGTGGTACTGGATGGTCAACGCCGGAATGCTGATGGTCTGCGCGGCCGTCATCGCCGTCTGCGTGACCCGCACCCATGCCCGGCGCCCCTGGGACGGTCTGCTCGTCGCCCTGGCTCCCGCCTTCGCCCTGACCGCGACCATCAACTGGGACCTGCTGGCCGTCGCCCTGACGGCCGCCGCCATGCTGATGTGGGCGCGGGGCCGCTCGCTCGCCTTCGGTGTCCTCCTGGGCCTGGCCACGGCCGCCAAGCTCTATCCCGTCTTCCTGCTCGGCCCGTTGTTCGTGCTGTGCTGGCGGGCGGGCAAGTGGCGGGACTTCGGCAAGGCACTGGCGGGCGCCGTCGTCGCCTGGGTGGTGGTGAACGGGCCGGTGATGCTGTTCGCCTTCGAAGGCTGGTCGAAGTTCTACCGGTTCAGCCAGGAACGCGGAGTCGACTTCGGGTCCTTCTGGCTGATCATGGCGCAGAACTCCAGTGACCCGCTCGGCACCGAGACCGTCAACACGTTCGCCACGCTGCTGATGCTGCTGTGCTGCGTGGGGATCGCGGCGCTCACCCTCACCGCCCCGCGCCGTCCGCGCTTCGCCCAGCTGGCGTTCCTGATCGTCACCGCGTTCATCGTCACCAACAAGGTGTACTCGCCGCAGTACGTGCTGTGGCTGGTGCCGCTCGCCGCGCTGGCCCGGCCCCGGTGGCGGGACTTCCTCGTCTGGCAGGCCTGCGAGGTCATGTACTTCCTGGGCATCTGGATGTACCTCGCGTACACGACCAGCGGGGACGCGCACAAGGGACTGCCGACCGACGGCTACCACTGGGCGATCGGCGTGCACCTGCTGGGCACGCTGTACCTCTGTGCCGTCGTCGTACGCGACATCCTCATGCCCGAGCGGGACGTGGTGCGCCGGGACGGCGAGGACGACCCTTCCGGAGGGGTGCTCGACGGAGCCGACGACGTCTTCGTGCTGGGCGCGGCGGCCCGGCCACCGCGCCACGCCGCCCACCTCGCGGGCCCGCACGCTCCCCAGGTCGAATGGGGCACGTCGAAAGCGGCGGACAACCCGCCCGGTTCGCTCTGA